The proteins below come from a single Chloroflexota bacterium genomic window:
- a CDS encoding GTP-binding protein, which yields MAKKKFERTKPHINVGTIGHVDHGKTTLTAAITKTLALRGEAEFRS from the coding sequence ATGGCGAAGAAGAAGTTTGAGCGGACGAAGCCGCACATCAACGTAGGGACGATTGGGCACGTGGACCATGGGAAGACGACGCTGACGGCGGCGATCACGAAGACGCTGGCGCTGAGGGGTGAAGCGGAGTTTCGGAGC
- a CDS encoding glycosyltransferase family 2 protein, with protein sequence MVIVNYNGQEFLEPCLRATIPQAAAMGAEVVVVDNGSTDRSIPLIHDCFPTVRVVENRQNEGFAAGCNIGIRASRGDVIVLLNNDAVPEPGWLAELVAALEPDSVAIASSIIHDPRFPEAYALGTATVSVIGHPIPSVLADASRPFYATGCSLAFKRAIVGEPFEDRYFAYYEDLLLSWRTRLIGFDVARALRSSVQHLGSATARRDPGLAAYYYERNKLLTLLACYEAWTLWRLLPLYLFDGVARLVDDCRHLITRPSSGPAELTRLVRRYARIVGGLLWLMGHVRYVARLRRKIQKKRTIPDGAITPMLSGKIFDDHSPTTPHRIANLISMRYCRAVGIVTAEFAEVRPGGTDTLADRGSLPAPRS encoded by the coding sequence ATCGTGATTGTGAACTACAACGGCCAGGAATTCCTGGAGCCATGCCTTCGGGCGACCATTCCGCAGGCAGCGGCCATGGGCGCGGAGGTCGTCGTGGTTGACAACGGCTCCACCGACCGAAGCATCCCGCTGATCCATGATTGTTTTCCCACGGTCCGCGTCGTGGAAAATCGCCAAAACGAAGGCTTCGCGGCGGGCTGCAACATCGGCATCCGCGCCAGCCGAGGAGACGTGATCGTGCTCCTCAATAACGACGCCGTGCCGGAGCCAGGCTGGCTGGCCGAGCTCGTGGCCGCGCTGGAGCCCGACTCGGTCGCTATCGCCAGCTCAATCATCCACGACCCCCGGTTCCCGGAGGCCTACGCGCTCGGGACGGCGACCGTGAGCGTTATCGGGCATCCGATCCCCAGCGTCCTCGCCGACGCTTCACGCCCCTTCTATGCAACCGGGTGCTCGCTGGCCTTCAAACGCGCGATCGTCGGCGAGCCTTTCGAGGACCGCTACTTCGCCTACTACGAAGATCTCCTCCTTTCCTGGCGGACCAGGCTCATCGGCTTCGATGTCGCTCGGGCCCTACGGTCCTCCGTCCAGCACCTCGGGTCCGCGACCGCTCGACGAGACCCGGGCCTCGCGGCCTACTACTACGAGCGCAACAAGCTCCTGACGCTGCTGGCGTGCTACGAAGCGTGGACCTTGTGGCGCCTCCTCCCGCTGTATCTCTTCGACGGCGTCGCGCGGCTGGTCGACGACTGCCGGCACCTCATTACGCGGCCGTCCTCAGGACCGGCGGAGCTTACGCGCCTGGTTCGGCGATACGCGCGGATCGTTGGGGGCCTCCTCTGGCTTATGGGGCACGTGCGATACGTCGCCCGCCTGCGGCGGAAGATCCAGAAGAAACGGACGATTCCAGATGGCGCCATCACGCCGATGCTGAGCGGAAAGATCTTCGACGACCACTCCCCAACGACACCGCATCGCATTGCAAACCTGATATCCATGCGGTATTGCAGGGCCGTTGGGATCGTGACAGCGGAATTCGCGGAGGTTCGGCCGGGCGGAACCGATACTCTCGCCGATCGTGGCTCGCTTCCCGCGCCGCGAAGCTGA